In Lactococcus protaetiae, the genomic window TATGGTGGGCGAGTATAATATCAATAAACTAGGAAAAAATATGGCAATAGAACTTTTAACGCCTTTTACAAAGGTAAAATTAAAAACTGAAGAAGGTGAGAAACGGCGAGCAATCGGGCTTTTTTGGGGTAATTTTAATCCTGTACATATTGCGCATATGACGATTGCTGATCAAGTGCGTCAGCAACTTCATCTTGAAAAAGTGGTGTTCTTGCCTGAGCATAATACTGACGGTCACGTTGCTAGTATGCTCACTGCTGCGATTGATGGAAGAGAGGGACTTGAGGTAGATGCTTGCCGTTTGCGTGCTAAAAACGGAGACGATATTTATCGTACGGTGCTTGATTTGCGCGAAGAAAATCCTGAATGTGATTTCTATTTCATTGTCGGCGGTGATATGATTTCTGGTTTAGCTGCATGGCCACACATTGATGAATTGATTGAAATGGTGCAATTTGTTGGGGTTAGACGTCCGAGATACCGAGCGGGAACTTCCTATCCTATTTTGTGGGTGGATGTGCCTGCGATGGATGTTTCTGGAAATTTAATTCGTGAGCAACTTCACCGTGGGATTATTCCTCATTTTTTGTTGGCACCAAAAGTGTTGAATTATATTTTGAAAGAGGGCTTGTATGTTTGAGTTTTATGAGGAAGTAGGGCTTTCAAGACCTGCACTCTTGGAACGGATTTCTGCAAATGTGAAAGCATCACGTTTTAAGCATATTTTAGGTGTGGAGAAAGCAGCGATAAAATTAGCAGAGAAATATGGTGTAAATCCTCATAAAGCAAGTCTAGCAGCTCTTTTGCATGATTATTGTAAAGAAGAAACTGATACAACTTTTCTTTCTTTGATTGATAAATATCATCTTGATGAAGACCTTAAAAACTGGGATAATAATATCTGGCATGGTAAAGTTGGTATTTGGAAAATGCGTGAAGATTTTGGTTTGCAGGATGACGAAATTTTGCGAGCAATTGAAATTCACACGGTGGGGAGTCAAGAAATGTCTGAGCTTGCCAAAGTGCTTTATGTGGCGGATTATATTGAAGAGGGACGTGATTTTCCTGGTGTTGTCGAAGCGAGGTGTGTGGCTTGGGACGACTTGAACAAAGCTGTAGCGTTTGAGACAATGCGATTAGTTAACTATCTGGCAGAGCGTAGATTTACGATTTATCCAGAGACTTTTGAGGCTTATAATGCTTTTATTGGCCATCTAAGATAAAGTCAAGACTTATTCAGTGTCCAAGAAGCCTAGGCGCTAAAAGCGCCAACGCCCCCTATGGCAGTCGGACGAAATTCAAAGATTGCGATTCCGACTAGGTGCTTTGCCTTTTGCTCTTGCTGCTTTAGCAGCTAAGCAAACGGACAGCGGAGCAACGAAGTTGCGTAGACCGGCGTGCGAAGCACGTAGCATCGACAGCGTAGCCCGAAGAGGCGGAAATAGCACGGCACTTGCTTTGATGAAAAATAAGGCTGTCAGTTCAATGCGATTAACAAGAGCATTGAATCGGTGGATAAAGGACTTGTCGGCGCTGCTTTCGAGTCTGTCAGTAGACTGACGAAAAATTTGGAGGTCATAAAATGATTCGGAAAGCTGAAATGAAGGATGTAGTGGATATTACACGGCTGTCAGCAGTTCTTGGTTATCCTGTCAGTGAATCAGTGATTGAGCAAAATCTTGCACGGCTCTTGCTGGATGACACGCATGAGTTTTGGGTTTATGACTTGGAGGATACTGTTGTCGGTTTCATTGAGGCGGAAACTTATGAAGCGGTTTACTCTGCGGATATTATGTTAAATGTCTTGGGATTGGTTGTGGATACTGCTTATCAAGGAAAAGCTATCGGTGGTCAGTTGCTGACAGAGTTGGAACTACGTGCGAAAGCGCGTGGAATTTCTGTTATTCGCTTAAATTCTGGCGAGCAACGGCACGAAGCACATCGCTTTTATGAAAAGCACGGTTATCGCTCAAATCATTCACAAAAACGCTTTTTGAAGTTTTTGTAATTCTGTCAGTTCAATACGATTACTGTGAGCATTGAATCAGCGAATAGAGGACTCGAAAGCAGCACTGAGAAGTCTGTCAGTATACTGACAGGGTGAAACTATGAGCTATCAGTAGATATTTACTGTGTCAATGAACGGGTTTGTTTATCTAGCAAGTTTTATGTTAAAATAAGTGGTCTAGGTTTTGAAAAGTAGAGATGAGCTCCGCTTTTCAAAGCCTATACAAGTTCGTCCCAAATTACTGATAATGAGGGTGAGTTGTGGTTATATTGTTTTACAATCTATTTTTTAAAGTAAAATAATATTAGAAATAGAAAATAAGAGAGAAATTAAATTTGGATTCAAAAAAATTACTTGAAGTTGTAGTGAAAGCTGCGGATGATAAAAAGGCGTTGGATATTGTGGCACTGGATGTTGCAGAAGTGTCGGGAATCGCAGATTATTTTGTGATTATGGAAGCGATGAATGCTCGTCAATTGGATGCGATTGCTGATAATATCGCAGAACAAGCAGAACTTGCTGGTGTACAAGCAGCAGGACATATCGAGGGGGATGCGCGCACAGGTTGGGTATTGATTGACCTTGGAGATATTGTAGTTAGCGTTTTTGGACATGATGAACGTGGTCATTTTAATCTTGAAAAACTTTGGTCTGATGCGCCTTTGGTGGATGTATCCACTTATATTTCAGAATAATTGAAAAAGTCTTACTGACAGCCTTGTCATACTAGTTCATCTCTAAATCTGCGTAGCAGATTTGGTAGTTGAACTGCAAATATACTGCCTTTTGCTCTTGCTGCTTTAGCAGCTAAGCAAACGGACAGCGGAGCAACGAAGTTGCGTAGACCGTTCGCAGAACGGCGTGCAAAGCACGTAGCACCGTAGCGAGGCGAGCATCAACAACATAGCGCAGCGAAGTAATTTCTAAAAAAATTTTTTAGAATTGAAGTGATTACTTCATTGATGGGGATTCTTTCTCCCCATCAATGTTAGGGCACAACCTCACATCAAAGATATGAGGTCACCCTGTCCCTGAAGTCTAAGAGCTAAGACCCTAGGGCAGTAGAACGAAAGCAGAGCATAGTGCTGCTAAGTTAAACAGTATTAGTAATATTTCTTGTATTTGTCAGTACTGACAGAAAGAATGGTGAGACAAAAATGAGTTTTTATGAAGATTTTTCTAAAGTCTATGACCAAGTGATGGACCAAGAGCTGTATGACCAGTGGTTAGCTTTTACATTGCGCCATCTTCCAAAACATACACAATCCATTTTTGAATTAGCTTGTGGTTCAGGAGCATTATCCGTCCGTTTGGCAAAGCAAGGCTATACTGTCACTGGTCTTGACATTTCAAAAGAAATGCTGACTCTTGCGAGTAATAAAGCGCATGATGCAGGTGTAAAAATTAGTTTTACGGCGGGAGATATGCGAGAACTTTCAAGTTCAGAAAAATTTGATGCGGTGACTTGCTATTCAGATTCGCTCTGCTATTTGGCAGATTTAGATGAGGTACAACAGACTTTTGACGGGGTTTATGACCTTCTTTGTGACGGCGGGACGTTCATCTTTGATGTGCATTCAACTTATCAAGTGGATGAAGTTTTTAAGGGCTACTCTTATCATGAAAATGCGGAAGATTTTGCATTTCTTTGGGACTCTTTTGAAGGAGAGAGACCACATTCGATTGTGCATGAACTTAGTTTTTTCATTCAGGATAAAGCTGGGAAGTTTATCAGGCGTGATGAGGTGCATGAAGAACGAACATATCCCATAGAAGATTATTTATCACGCCTTGCTACAGCTGGATTTTCTGAAGCAATGGTCTGTGCAGATTTTGAAGATAAGGCACCAGCAGAGGATAGTAGCCGCTGGTTTTTTGTGTGTAAAAAATGACTAAAATAACAGGCATTATTGCAGAGTTTAATCCTTTCCATAATGGGCATCAATATCTGCTAGAACAAGCTTCTGGGATAAAAATCGTTGCTATGTCTGGAAATTGGGTTCAGCGTGGAGAACCTGCGATTTTTGATAAATGGACACGTGCAGAAATGGCACTGCGCTGCGGTGCAGATTTGGTGGTAGAGTTGCCTACAACGGTATCTGTTCAAGCCGCCGATTTTTTTGCTGCAGGGAGTGTCAAAATTTTGGCAAATTTAGGGATTGACACGCTTTTATTTGGTAGCGAATCAGACACGGATTATAACCTAATTTCCAAAATTTATGCTGAAAAATCAGTAGAAATGCAAAAATTTTTGGCAAATTTGCCTCAGCAACTCTCTTATCCAGAAAAAACGCAGATGATGTGGGAAAAATTTTCTAATGTAAAGTTTGATGGCAATACACCTAATCATGTTTTAGCGCTTGCTTATGCTAAAGCCTGTGCTAGGCGTCAGATTGTACTTCAGCCAGTTCGTCGTTTAGGAGAATTTCATTCGCTTTCGCTCTCAGCACCTTTTGTAAGTGCGACAGCTATCAGAAAGGGCTTACTGACAGGGTTTTCAGTAAACAATGGATTTCCATCAGCACTGACAGGCTTGTATGAGCATCCTAAAACAAGTTGGTCAGCCTATTTTCCGCTTTTGAAATATAAAATTATTTCATCAGTACTGACAGAGATTCATCAGATGAATCAGGAGTTAGAAATCCGAATCAAGTTAGCTGCAAGAGAAGCTCAAAGCTTTGAGGAATTAGTCGAACTTACCTCTACAAAACGTTATACAAAAGCTAGAGTTAGACGTTTACTCACCTATATTTTACTAAATATTTCGAGAGATTTTGCTGAACCTGAACGTATCCATGTCTTGGGCTTTACAAAGCAAGGTCAGAAAATATTGGCGCAAGCAAAAGACAAAGTGCTGACAAAGATTGGTCAGCGACCGTGGGATACTGTCACACAAAAGTCGGATGAAATTTACCGCTTAGGAAATTCAGAACTTCAAGAGCAAAATTATGGACGTAAACCTATAATCCTTCCCTGAAAACTTCAGAGCAAACGCTTTGAAGTTTTTATCATAAATGTCGCAAACGT contains:
- a CDS encoding nicotinate-nicotinamide nucleotide adenylyltransferase: MAIELLTPFTKVKLKTEEGEKRRAIGLFWGNFNPVHIAHMTIADQVRQQLHLEKVVFLPEHNTDGHVASMLTAAIDGREGLEVDACRLRAKNGDDIYRTVLDLREENPECDFYFIVGGDMISGLAAWPHIDELIEMVQFVGVRRPRYRAGTSYPILWVDVPAMDVSGNLIREQLHRGIIPHFLLAPKVLNYILKEGLYV
- the yqeK gene encoding bis(5'-nucleosyl)-tetraphosphatase (symmetrical) YqeK: MFEFYEEVGLSRPALLERISANVKASRFKHILGVEKAAIKLAEKYGVNPHKASLAALLHDYCKEETDTTFLSLIDKYHLDEDLKNWDNNIWHGKVGIWKMREDFGLQDDEILRAIEIHTVGSQEMSELAKVLYVADYIEEGRDFPGVVEARCVAWDDLNKAVAFETMRLVNYLAERRFTIYPETFEAYNAFIGHLR
- the rsfS gene encoding ribosome silencing factor, translating into MDSKKLLEVVVKAADDKKALDIVALDVAEVSGIADYFVIMEAMNARQLDAIADNIAEQAELAGVQAAGHIEGDARTGWVLIDLGDIVVSVFGHDERGHFNLEKLWSDAPLVDVSTYISE
- a CDS encoding class I SAM-dependent DNA methyltransferase produces the protein MSFYEDFSKVYDQVMDQELYDQWLAFTLRHLPKHTQSIFELACGSGALSVRLAKQGYTVTGLDISKEMLTLASNKAHDAGVKISFTAGDMRELSSSEKFDAVTCYSDSLCYLADLDEVQQTFDGVYDLLCDGGTFIFDVHSTYQVDEVFKGYSYHENAEDFAFLWDSFEGERPHSIVHELSFFIQDKAGKFIRRDEVHEERTYPIEDYLSRLATAGFSEAMVCADFEDKAPAEDSSRWFFVCKK
- a CDS encoding GNAT family N-acetyltransferase; translated protein: MIRKAEMKDVVDITRLSAVLGYPVSESVIEQNLARLLLDDTHEFWVYDLEDTVVGFIEAETYEAVYSADIMLNVLGLVVDTAYQGKAIGGQLLTELELRAKARGISVIRLNSGEQRHEAHRFYEKHGYRSNHSQKRFLKFL
- a CDS encoding nucleotidyltransferase, encoding MTKITGIIAEFNPFHNGHQYLLEQASGIKIVAMSGNWVQRGEPAIFDKWTRAEMALRCGADLVVELPTTVSVQAADFFAAGSVKILANLGIDTLLFGSESDTDYNLISKIYAEKSVEMQKFLANLPQQLSYPEKTQMMWEKFSNVKFDGNTPNHVLALAYAKACARRQIVLQPVRRLGEFHSLSLSAPFVSATAIRKGLLTGFSVNNGFPSALTGLYEHPKTSWSAYFPLLKYKIISSVLTEIHQMNQELEIRIKLAAREAQSFEELVELTSTKRYTKARVRRLLTYILLNISRDFAEPERIHVLGFTKQGQKILAQAKDKVLTKIGQRPWDTVTQKSDEIYRLGNSELQEQNYGRKPIILP